AGCTGACACTTGTCTTTAGATTAAGAAAAACTTAGGGTCTAAGATGTCTTAATATTTTGAGTGGATTTGGTCTGGTCCGTAACATTAAGAGATTGTCTTCAATCAGTTCAGCTGATGGACTATTCTGTTTTCACTCGCTCAGTAATGTTCCATTGTTTAGACAAAACTGGATTATTCCATAAACATGGATTAAAGTTGATAGCAGGCCACTCTGAGCTCCCAGTACAAACACAATCCTTGACACTGACCACTGGTTATTGAAACACAGCCACATCATAAAATGaacgggcagcacggtggctcagtggttagcactgcagcctcacagcaccagggacctgggttcaaatccaaccttgggtaattgtctgtgtggagtttgcacattctccccatgtctgcgtgggactccttcaggtgctccagtttcttcccacagtccaaagatgtgaaggctaggtggatcggctatgctaaattgcccgtagtgttcaggggtgtgtgggttatagggggatgggtctggatgggatgctgcaaggggaagtgtggacttcttgggccaaagggcctgtttccacactgtacggaatctagTCTCAGAATGAAGAACGTGTAGACACCTCCTCTTTCACTTGGACTATCCACTTCTAGATTCTGGCTACACAAACAATGCAAAACAAGCATGCGGTGTAATCAAGCTTTTTTACCATGTATGTAATAAGGTTTCTACAAGAAAATATGTCTCCCCGGCAATGCTTTTACACCTTTTGTACATTATATACTTGATTGTCAGACAATGCTCGCACATACAATTATCCAATCCCCTCTGATCTGCAGGAGAAAATtattgcggatgctggaatctgtactgaaaacaacaaacgctggagatcacagtgggtcagacagtatccatgaagagacagcaagctaatgtttcgagtctgcatgactcttcatcagagccctcTGATCTGCAGTTGTTGCCAGGCAGATGTATTCATCTTTGCTCCTGCCCAGCTTTTGGCTTTCTCCCATATTAAACCAGTTTTTGTAGTTTCATCAGAATTCAATCTTTGGTTGGAATAAACAACTTGAGCACTTATTATCCAAGGCCTACTTGAAGGTAAATCGTCTCAGTTCCCAGTTTGTCAGCCCCAGTTGGAAAGTTACAAGTTCTTGCAGGTGCGAAAAGAAGAAAAACATACCTTTTTGACCgttaaaaaaaccaaaagaactgcagatgctgtaaatcaggacaaaaacagaagttgctggaaaagctcagcaggtctggtagcatctgtgaagaaaaatcagagctaatatttcaagcttttgcagcaacttctgtttttgttctttttgacCCTCGTCCATTAAATAAAGATATCACAAGAATGTCCATTGCAGATTTCTTCGGTCATTGCTGCCTTCCTCTCCTCACCCTTTTGTCCATTTCCCACAGATGGGATTGTACATAGTTGTCAACCACTGAGTATCAAAGTACAAAAACAAGATTAAAACACCAGCAAAAATTAGCACACTAATTATGATGACCAAGAATTACACAGACTATAAACGATGAAGAAGAGGTTTAAAATGTATCTGAGGTCTCAAAAACTATCTTGTAGATATCACACTGATTTGATCATGAAGCGACTGAGATCATAAGGTATCATCCTTAAGTAAAACCACTGCCATTGGTCTCTCAGGTATTTGTTTTGATTGCTTGGTTTTGTAAAATTCTTTGGCAAATAGGCAATAGCCACAAGGACATCAGTTGCAGCTGAAAGTTTACACCAGCTTCTGTCAGTTTTATCAGCATACATGGACTGAAATTGATCATATCAGGAATTTTAGATGTATGGTTTGACAAATGTAAACTAAATTACATTTTTGTAATCTTTAACACTGGCTTATTAAATGTCAGGCAGGAACCACAGAAACGAGCATGGCCTCAGATGGGAATAGTGAGAGTAGTGAGTTTCTGTTGACTGCACCTGTTTGAGGAGGTTTTTAAATTAGATTTGGCTTTTGGGTGTTCAGGGACCATCAGTCAGTCATATTTATGATTCCAGTCGACATGCTGTGGTCTGCAATTATTTCAGGCCCAGAGAGAACAGTTTGTTTCTATTGTGTTACATAAATAGGAGAAATAGTTAAAATATATCAATATAGTTATAATGTCATTATTACTGCAAGGAGTTCCTGCTTTTTTACATTTATGATAGAGTTTAAAATAGTGGACatactgtctctccctctcatcTTTATAATACCGGAGAAGAAAAGATGATGGGAGAGACAGCGGGGAACAGAGAGAGGATTGAAAGGTAAGGAACATAGGAAATAGGCATAAAGAACAGAAAGCAGGGATATTGAAGAGggatagataacaaggtgtaagagGAGGAGGATAAATAATTGCTCAAGTCTCCCTTCCTCCTGTGCATGTGATCATCCCATCCACTGCCTTAGATGCTGTGGGCTTTCCTCTTCTGATCTGCTGTCAAACACATCCGAAGATACGCATCCCACACTGATGTTGTCAGTCTGAAAGTCTCCACGGATGAAGATTGTTACACCCACACTAGAAATTTCTGTCAAACATTTACCGAGGAACTGAGACAGCAGCTACAATAAGTGAGGTTTTACTCAGATGGAACAATAACAAGTTTAAATCTCCACTTGATCTGCTACTAATTGGAGCCTGTCATTTTAAACAGCATTTCACATAGTGTATAAAGTGACTACTGCCCTGAGACTTGTATTTAAACCTAACAACACCAGAGGTCACAATAGTATAGCAAGCCAAAATATCGCAAAAACATGACTTGTTCTAATCAGTTACAATGGTTTATGTCCCTAAATCCATACATTGCATATATCATCCTTAAACTGTTCACCTCTTCTTCTGATAGATGAGCAAGTTGTTGGCTATTCATCTGACATCTGCACATTGTCTCACAGCTGCTGTTAGCCACAGGTAATTTTCTCAGGGCAACGCCTTGATCAATCAGAATCAGTctgcctgatttaaaatttaaacaattaACCGTCAGTCATTATTAGCTGGTATATTCTCCGTGACAGTTCGCTGCCAACCAGTACTCTTCTATCATACAGTAcaaatgcttttcttttcattttgtataTCCGGTGAACTACCATGATGGGTTCAAGATGGATAGCTTCAACATCCTTCAAAACCAAAAACAATATCCAGTTTCTCTTTCTCAATCTGTGCACATTGTTACTCAGTATGTGTTAATGCTCTGGATACAAACCCAACGGGTTGCCCTCACTGCATGGGGATTACTCCAAGTCCTGTGTCACTGACATCACACTGCAGGGTGGCTCCATTGTTGACATcacaatccctcagcactggtgATGTCATCACTAGGTGTTTGATGGGAGTGAAAGCTGCTTCTTGTTCTGTGTCTCAGTCCCACTGAACACCCTGCACACCGTGAGGATAGATTGACATGAATTTCCCAAGGTAGTTCTCATGTGGGTTCACTGATGCTTTAAGTGGTCCAACAACTTTATTACAAGTCTTTATTACAGAACTTACATTGATAGAGCTGCACCCCTCTTTCAGTGCATTGAATGGCCGAGATAtacactgactgtgtggaaaccTTGTAAGAAATGTTGCAACTGAAGAGTGTTTCTCCCCTATCTGAATCCTGTGGTGACCCAGATGGTCAAAGACATGACAAAAGGATCATCACAAACTCACAGTTAAAGATTTACTTACCTGTGTGGATCCTCCGATGGAGCAGGAGGTTCGATGACcttgagaatgatttgtcacacacctcacatgtgaatggtttctcccctgtgtgaatgcatTGATGTGTGTAGAGGGCTGAGGActgtgagaatgatttgtcacatatCTCACATGCAAATGGTCTCTCCCCTGTGTGGATACGTTGGTGAACACGGAGGATAGATGACTGGGAGAACGATTTGTCACAAGCCTCAcacctgaatggtttctcccctgtatgAATCCTCTGATGCAGCAGAAGTTTTGATGACTCTGAAAAAGATTTCTCACACACCTCACATGTGaagggtttctcccctgtgtggattCTCTGATGAAGCAGGAGCTTTGATGACCTCGAAAATGATTTGTTGCATACTTCACatttgaatggtttctcccctgtgtgagtGCGTTGGTGTTTGCAGAGGGTTGATGAATCTGAGAATGATTTTTTGCATACGTCACATGTGaagggtttctcccctgtgtgaatgcgttggtgtacACGAAGTGTTGATGACGATGAGAATGACTTCTCACACACCtcacatgtgaatggtttctcccctgtgtgaatcctCTGATGGAGCAGGAGTTTCGATGAGTCACAGAATGATTTGCTGCATATCTGAcacgtgaatggtttctcccctgtgtgaatgcgttggtgcaCAAGAAAGTGTGATGActgtgagaatgatttgtcacacacctgACAGGTAAATGGTTTCTCTCCCGTGTGAATACGTTGATGTACTCGGAGGCTTGATGACTGTGAGAATGATTTCTCACAAACCTtacatgtgaatggtttctcccctgtgtgtgtgcgttggtgcACGCGGAGGTGTACTGAATTCAAGAATGATTTGATGCACACCTTACAtgtgaatggcttctctccagtATGAATGCGTTGGTGCACATGGAGATTTGCTAACATTGAAAATGATTTCTCACATACATTGCATGTAAATGGTTTCTCTTTTGTATGAATATGTTGGTGTACACGGAGGTTTGATGGCTGCGAGAATGTTTTATTACAAAAATCGCATgcaaatggcctctccccagtgtggacgcGTCGGTGATTCACAAGTGTGGacgactttgcaaacgtctggtTGCACGCCTCACACTTGAATGGCTTCTCTCCCGTGTGAATACGTCGGTGATTCACAAGTGTCGATGACTGTGCAAAGGCTTGGTTGCACAACTCACATTTGAATGGCTTCTCTCCTGTATGAATGCGTCGGTGATTCACAAGTGTTGATGGCTGTGCAAAGGTTCGGTTGCAAACTTCACACTGAAAGGAATTCTCTTCCATGAAGCTATCCTTGTATTAACAGTCGTACAGCACCTTGAACAGCCTCTCACTTCGAGGAATGAGTCAATGGTTCATGAGACTTGATGAATGATTGAAGCTTTCATCACACTTGGAGCCACTCACTTTTTCCCAACCTCACCCTGACCAATCACCCACAGCCAAACCTTCAGAAAGGTTGATTCTGAAGTAAGGTTCCACACGACTGACCAGTTTCAGATCTGATCATATGTCAAACCTCCCCTAATCCAACCGATTTCCAGATGATGGTTTCCCTGCCGAACCTTCTTGGTGTTAAGTAATACTGTGAAGGAACTGGATGATTGAATGTCTTGCAGCATTTCCATGAATGATGATCAGGATCTATCTGTGGTGTCTATCCTCTCTGTATTCTCTGGAGGAGTAGATGTAATCCTTCtgtaaaacaggaaaaggaaacatgATTTCCTTCAACTCTTTCTCATCCTTTGCTGAAGACGCTGAGACCCGTGTTTCCTTACTTAAAATGTAACAGTAAGGGAGGGTAGTGCTGGTGtaacaaacatttattgccctggagtggtggtggtgagctgtcctcTTGAGCCATGACAACtcgaggagggagggagagaattccaagatgttgTCCCAGTGCAGTGAAGGactggcaaaatatttccaagtcaagaaggtgaatgatttggagggtagcttgcaggggggtggtgttcccatgtacctgtggcccttgtccttctaaatagaagtggttgtgggtttgaaagtgGCTATCTAAgtacctttggtgaatttctgcagtgcatctgcaTTCTGCAGTGTACTGTCTTGCACACGGCAAAtatactgctgttactgagtctCTGGGCAACGTTCCCCAGAGGAACTGAATTAATCACAGCCCACACGATAATAATCAGCTCCCAAAACACAGGACTCAACAACAGGACATCAGTAAGAATCGTCAGACACTCTGCACCTCACCTTCTCATATTCAGGAATGATCCGTCAACAAAACtcaggctggaaatcagaagggaaatgcttccaataaacacactgaatatccaacacacagctccagtcaaacagttcagcacaaagcaccgagttaacagctctctcagctggatcttctcatacagcataagggacatttccaTCCCTGATTACCTACAGGATAGTCAGATACATTTAGATTATAACACACAGAGAGCAGTGACTATTCACTGTCCACAGGATGATAACCAGCTCTCAACACACAAAACTCAACAACAGGAAATCAGTAAGAATCCTCAGGCACTCTGCACCTCCCAGATAATTACATCTCACCTCCTCAGATTGGGGAATGAGCGATCAACAAATCTCGGCCTGGAAATCAGGTGGGAAATACTTCCAACAAacactcaatatccaacacacagctccagtctaacagttcagcacaaagcaccgagtaaacagctctctcagctggatcttcTCATACAGCATAACggacatttccacccctgattacccacaggacagtcagactgcctgaagattggtgtggatattatgggatacaatttgtataaaagctgctccttcactcaccatctcctcacttggttttcagtccctacaggaagtgaaccagctctggaagaggaagaggagagaatgggcagagtgggtgggctctctgattgacgtctctaacagccaatccaaatatttctgatgtggaggtgctcgTGTTGGACTTTGGtggataaggtcaaaaatcaaaCGATCGAGTCatggtccaacagatttatttgataaCACAACCTTTCGGAGGCTTGCTCCTTCAGGAAAGCTTGTGTATTCAAATATGCCTGTTCAAATATTTCCGGAACAACTAGGAgagagtaaggatggcagatgctggaagctagagtcaataaatgtggaggtgGAAAAGACAACATCTGAGGACAGAAAAGTTAATATTGCAGGCTGAAACCCATCATCGAGAcaggggaggggagcccagaaataaataagggggtggggctggggttgAGGGTaagtgagatggagataggtggatgcaggtagggcattgttgtggttggtcagtgggaatggTACAGTGGATAGGTGAGTACGAAGTTGGatgggttgggggaggagagattttgaagctggtgaattaaATATTCAGgccgagatagtaagaactgccggtgcta
The genomic region above belongs to Stegostoma tigrinum isolate sSteTig4 chromosome 34, sSteTig4.hap1, whole genome shotgun sequence and contains:
- the LOC125446368 gene encoding zinc finger protein 271-like isoform X3, with translation MEENSFQCEVCNRTFAQPSTLVNHRRIHTGEKPFKCELCNQAFAQSSTLVNHRRIHTGEKPFKCEACNQTFAKSSTLVNHRRVHTGERPFACDFCNKTFSQPSNLRVHQHIHTKEKPFTCNVCEKSFSMLANLHVHQRIHTGEKPFTCKVCIKSFLNSVHLRVHQRTHTGEKPFTCKVCEKSFSQSSSLRVHQRIHTGEKPFTCQVCDKSFSQSSHFLVHQRIHTGEKPFTCQICSKSFCDSSKLLLHQRIHTGEKPFTCEVCEKSFSSSSTLRVHQRIHTGEKPFTCDVCKKSFSDSSTLCKHQRTHTGEKPFKCEVCNKSFSRSSKLLLHQRIHTGEKPFTCEVCEKSFSESSKLLLHQRIHTGEKPFRCEACDKSFSQSSILRVHQRIHTGERPFACEICDKSFSQSSALYTHQCIHTGEKPFTCEVCDKSFSRSSNLLLHRRIHTEG
- the LOC125446368 gene encoding zinc finger protein 271-like isoform X2, with translation MEENSFQCEVCNRTFAQPSTLVNHRRIHTGEKPFKCELCNQAFAQSSTLVNHRRIHTGEKPFKCEACNQTFAKSSTLVNHRRVHTGERPFACDFCNKTFSQPSNLRVHQHIHTKEKPFTCNVCEKSFSMLANLHVHQRIHTGEKPFTCKVCIKSFLNSVHLRVHQRTHTGEKPFTCKVCEKSFSQSSSLRVHQRIHTGEKPFTCQVCDKSFSQSSHFLVHQRIHTGEKPFTCQICSKSFCDSSKLLLHQRIHTGEKPFTCEVCEKSFSSSSTLRVHQRIHTGEKPFTCDVCKKSFSDSSTLCKHQRTHTGEKPFKCEVCNKSFSRSSKLLLHQRIHTGEKPFTCEVCEKSFSESSKLLLHQRIHTGEKPFRCEACDKSFSQSSILRVHQRIHTGERPFACEICDKSFSQSSALYTHQCIHTGEKPFTCEVCDKSFSRSSNLLLHRRIHTGQSPCF
- the LOC125446368 gene encoding zinc finger protein 271-like isoform X1 encodes the protein MEENSFQCEVCNRTFAQPSTLVNHRRIHTGEKPFKCELCNQAFAQSSTLVNHRRIHTGEKPFKCEACNQTFAKSSTLVNHRRVHTGERPFACDFCNKTFSQPSNLRVHQHIHTKEKPFTCNVCEKSFSMLANLHVHQRIHTGEKPFTCKVCIKSFLNSVHLRVHQRTHTGEKPFTCKVCEKSFSQSSSLRVHQRIHTGEKPFTCQVCDKSFSQSSHFLVHQRIHTGEKPFTCQICSKSFCDSSKLLLHQRIHTGEKPFTCEVCEKSFSSSSTLRVHQRIHTGEKPFTCDVCKKSFSDSSTLCKHQRTHTGEKPFKCEVCNKSFSRSSKLLLHQRIHTGEKPFTCEVCEKSFSESSKLLLHQRIHTGEKPFRCEACDKSFSQSSILRVHQRIHTGERPFACEICDKSFSQSSALYTHQCIHTGEKPFTCEVCDKSFSRSSNLLLHRRIHTVVDNYVQSHLWEMDKRVRRGRQQ